The proteins below come from a single Cervus canadensis isolate Bull #8, Minnesota chromosome 2, ASM1932006v1, whole genome shotgun sequence genomic window:
- the INTS3 gene encoding integrator complex subunit 3, whose protein sequence is MELQKGKGAAAAAASGAAGGGGGAGAGAPGGGRLLLSTSLDAKDELEERLERCMSIVTSMTTGVSEREANDALNAYVCKGPPQHEEICLGLFTLVLTEPAQAQKCYRDLALVSRDGMNIVLNKINQILMEKYLKLQDTCRTQLVWLVRELVKSGVLGADGVCMTFMKQIAGGDVTAKNIWLAESVLDILMEQREWVLKSSILIAMAVYTYLRLIVDHHGTAQLQALRQKEVDFCISLLRERFMECLMIGRDLVRLLQNVARIPEFELLWKDIIHNPQALSPQFTGILQLLQSRTSRKFLACRLTPDMETKLLFMTSRVRFGQQKRYQDWFQRQYLSTPDSQSLRCDLIRYICGVVHPSNEVLSSDILPRWAIIGWLLTTCTSNVAASNAKLALFYDWLFFSPDKDSIMNIEPAILVMHHSMKPHPAITATLLDFMCRIIPNFYPPLEGHVRQGVFSSLNHIVEKRVLAHLAPLFDNPKLDKELRAMLREKFPEFCSSPSPPVEVKIEEPVSMEMDNHMSDKDESCYDNAEAAFSDDEEDLNSKGKKREFRFHPIKETVVEEPVDITPYLDQLDESLRDKVLQLQKGSDTEAQCEVMQEIVDQVLEEDFDSEQLSVLASCLQELFKGHFRGEVLPEEITEESLEESVGKPLYLIFRNLCQMQEDNSSFSLLLDLLSELYQKQPKIGYHLLYYLRASKAAAGKMNLYESFAQATQLGDLHTCLMMDMKACQEDDVRLLCHLTPSIYTEFPDETLRSGELLNMIVAVIDSAQLQELVCHVMMGNLVMFRKDSVLNILIQSLDWETFEQYCAWQLFLAHNIPLETIIPILQHLKYKEHPEALSCLLLQLRREKPSEEMVKMVLSRPCHPDDQFTTSILRHWCMKHDELLAEHIKSLLIKNNSLPRKRQSLRSSSSKLAQLTLEQILEHLDNLRLNLTNTKQNFFSQTPILQALQHVQASCDEAHKMKFSDLFSLAEEYEDSSTKPPKSRRKAALSSPRSRKNATQPPNAEEESGSSSASEEEDTKPKPTKRKRKGSSAVGSDSD, encoded by the exons ATGGAGTTACAGAAGGGAAagggggcagcagcagcagctgcttcgGGAGCAgcgggaggtggaggaggagcgggagcaggagccccaggagggGGGAGGCTGCTACTTTCAACCAGTTTGGATGCCAAGGATGAGTTAGAGGAG AGATTGGAAAGATGTATGAGCATTGTGACGTCGATGACTACTGGTGTCTCAGAGAGAGAGGCCAATGATGCCCTCAATGCCTAT GTATGCAAAGGCCCCCCGCAACATGAGGAAATCTGCCTGGGCCTCTTCACCCTTGTCCTTACTGAACCAGCCCAAGCCCAGAAG TGTTACCGGGACTTGGCTCTGGTGAGTCGTGATGGCATGAATATTGTTCTGAATAAAATCAACCAGATACTCATGGAGAAGTACTTGAAGTTGCAGGATACCTGCCGTACTCAG ttGGTGTGGTTGGTACGGGAATTAGTGAAGAGTGGGGTTCTGGGAGCCGATGGTGTTTGCATGACATTCATGAAGCAGATTGCCG GTGGGGATGTTACAGCAAAAAACATCTGGTTGGCAGAGAGCGTTCTGGATATCCTGATGGAGCAGAG GGAATGGGTACTGAAGAGCAGCATCCTCATTGCCATGGCTGTTTACACATACCTCCGCCTCATCGTCGACCACCACGGGACCGCCCAGCTCCAGGCCCTGCGGCAGAAGGAGGTGGACTTCTGCATCTCACTGCTTCGGGAGCGG TTCATGGAATGTTTGATGATTGGCCGAGACCTCGTCAGACTACTTCAGAATGTTGCCAGGATACCAGAATTTGAACTGCTTTGGAAAGATATTATCCATAACCCTCAGGCCTTGAGTCCTCAGTTCACAG GTATCCTACAGCTTCTTCAGTCAAGAACATCTCGAAAATTCCTAGCATGTCGTCTAACCCCAGACATGGAGACTAAGCTCCTCTTCATGACATCCCGG GTGCGGTTTGGTCAACAAAAGCGATACCAGGATTGGTTCCAGCGTCAGTACCTGTCAACCCCAGACAGTCAGTCTTTGCGCTGTGACCTCATTCGCTACATCTGTGGAGTTGTCCACCCTTCCAATGAAGTGCTGAGTTCAGATATCTTGCCCCGATGGGCCATCATTGGCTGGCTCCTGACAACGTGTACG tcaaatGTCGCTGCCTCTAATGCCAAGCTGGCTTTGTTTTACGACTGGCTGTTCTTCAGCCCAGACAAGGATAGCATTATGAACATAG AACCAGCCATCCTGGTCATGCATCACTCCATGAAGCCCCACCCAGCCATCACTGCCACACTCCTGGACTTCATGTGCCGT ATCATTCCCAACTTCTATCCGCCGCTGGAGGGCCACGTGCGGCAGGGTGTCTTCTCCTCCCTCAATCACATTGTGGAGAAGCGGGTCCTGGC GCATTTGGCTCCCCTCTTTGACAACCCTAAATTGGATAAGGAGCTGCGGGCAATGCTGAGGGAGAAGTTTCCTGAGTTTTGCAGTTCACCCAGCCCACCTGTGGAAG TCAAAATCGAGGAGCCAGTTTCCATGGAGATGGACAACCACATGTCAGACAAGGATGAGAGTTGCTATGACAACGCAGAGGCAGCCTTCAGTGACGATGAGGAGGATCTCAACAGCAAAG ggaagaagagagagtttCGCTTCCACCCGATCAAGGAGACAGTGGTGGAGGAACCAGTTGATATTACCCCTTACCTTGACCAGCTTGATGAGTCCCTGAGGGACAAAGTGCTCCAGCTCCAGAAGGGGAG CGACACAGAGGCCCAGTGTGAGGTCATGCAGGAAATCGTGGACCAGGTCCTGGAG GAAGACTTTGACTCAGAGCAGCTATCAGTCCTCGCTTCCTGCCTGCAAGAGCTCTTCAAGGGCCACTTCCGAGGGGAAGTGCTGCCCGAGGAGATCACTGAGGA GTCCCTGGAGGAGTCTGTGGGGAAGCCTCTCTACCTAATATTTAG GAACCTGTGCCAGATGCAAGAAGACAACAGCAGCTTCTCTCTGCTGCTGGACCTTCTCTCTGAGCTGTACCAAAAGCAGCCCAAGATTGGCTACCACCTGCTCTACTACCTAAGGGCCAG CAAAGCCGCCGCCGGGAAGATGAACCTGTACGAGTCGTTTGCCCAGGCCACCCAGCTGGGCGACCTACATACCTGCTTAATGATGGACATGAAGGCCTGCCAGGAGGACGACGTGCGACTGCTCTGCCACCTCACACCCTCCATCTACACAGAG TTTCCAGATGAGACCTTGCGGAGCGGGGAGCTGCTCAACATGATCGTGGCTGTTATTGACTCAGCACAG CTCCAGGAGCTGGTCTGCCACGTGATGATGGGAAACCTGGTCATGTTTCGAAAAGACTCAGTCCTCAATATACTCA TCCAGAGCTTGGACTGGGAAACCTTTGAGCAGTACTGTGCCTGGCAGCTCTTCCTGGCCCACAACATCCCCCTGGAGACCATAATCCCCATACTGCAGCACCTCAAGTACAAGG AGCACCCAGAGGCCCTGTCCTGTCTCCTGCTTCAGCTCCGAAGAGAGAA GCCCAGCGAGGAGATGGTGAAGATGGTGCTGAGCCGGCCCTGCCACCCTGACGACCAGTTCACCACCAGCATCCTGAGGCACTGGTGCATGAAGCATGACGAGCTGCTGGCTGAGCATATCAAGTCCCTGCTCATCAAGAACAACAGCCTCCCACGCAAGAGGCAGAG CCTGAGGAGTTCCAGCAGCAAGCTGGCCCAGCTGACTCTGGAGCAGATCTTAGAGCACTTGGACAATCTGCGTCTCAACCTGACCAACACCAAGCAGAACT TTTTCAGCCAGACTCCAATTCTGCAGGCTCTGCAGCACGTCCAGGCGAGCTGTGATGAAGCTCACAAGATGAA GTTCAGCGATCTCTTCTCCCTGGCTGAGGAATACGAGGACTCTTCCACCAAGCCACCCAAGAGCCGGCGAAAAGCCGCTCTGTCCAGCCCCCGAAGTCGAAAGAATGCCACCCAGCCGCCTAATGCCGAGGAGGAGTCTGGCTCCAGCAGTGCCTCG